CAATAGCATCGGATTCTAGCATTCTTGGGAGCTGAAAGGAAAAGGCAAATAAAAACAGTCGGATAATGTGCTTTAGCTTGATCAATCATTTAACAGATACCTTTGCCACAAAAACAATGGAATCGGAACATGCTAGATAGTACAGCTGTAGCAGAATTTCAACCTTCTAATTCTCAAGAGAAAACCAAGTGAATGTTGCTTGTAACTTCAAATTTATACTTCTAAACAGAACTTTAAAGAAACTGTTTTCAGGTATGAGCGTAGCCTCCATGCCCTACACCATACCAGGCTTCATGCGTTACCctaaatttgtaatgaaaagCTCCACAAAAACAATCTGCTTTGGAAGGTTACCTTTATGAGCAACTAGattccaacaaaaataaatgttgtGGAACTAAAAGTATAATTGAGGTAATAATTTCAGGGAACAGGGAGACCTATAAATGTGAAATGCAATGCATGTCTGCGTAAATCTACATAAGGatgttgatatcaaaagtaTGTCCATTTAAAATGCCATTCACTTTTTTGGCATCTCATCTTATAACTACATAATACCTGTTTGTCTTCCAACTTGTATTTGTTCATAACCTGTTGCTTCTGCTCAGTGGTCAGTATATCCATCTGTGGCTGCAGAACATGCTTGGTGATGTTCACCAGCAGGTCAGTGATCTGAATGCAAAGAAACCATCATGTGATTGTCAAACGCTTTAATGAGAAACCTTTTTAAACATAAGCTAAATTCTAAACGGACTATAAGCTATATAAAGAGGAAATGCTAGTCGGTTGACAATTTTCCTAACTTTGGTGGCGAAGGAGCATAGAAAAATTGCAAGGACATAGGAGTACCACTAGTATAACAGACATGATTGTAGAGTAACTAGCATGGCCTCTAGCAGCCAGAAAGTAGTATCATTCCTTAAATGCCTGGGCGCTCTAACTTTTAACTGATGGCCTTACAACGAACTGCagtatgaaaaattattcagcAACAAGGGAACATACTTGAAAAACCTCCACTTTGAATGGAAACTTCTCCAGCTCTTTCTTGGCAAAATTGTTCATTTTGCTTTGCAAGATGAGTATGAGCCCATGTAGAGACTCTTTGTTAAGAATCTGACCATAAACAGTCCTGATATTTgctgttttaatttcatcagtTCCCAAGAACATCACCAGGGTCTGCAGAACAGTTCAAGAAAACTATGACCAGGATTTCCATACAAATTTTGCCTAATAGAAAGTACTTAAACAAGGGCTGCTCCTGTCTCATATTTCCACCTTCACATGTTACTCCAAGCATGAgatttgtaagaaaataaaaggccaACTCAGGTTTTGATCCACAAAATTCAATTCGAAATCCATTTCTTCATCATTTCTGTATAACCTGCACTAATATGTTTGCAACCCCAAAACTTGTCACAATCAACCAAGTAACGTGCCCAACAAAAAGAGTGATTACCCCAAGGATAAGTCATAAAAATGCAACAAACCATCATAAACACCATTTGGCGTGCATATGCAACAGCCCATTTTTCAGCAAAATAACACTCAAAATACCtattcatttcctttttctcttcaaaaaggGTCATGTCCTTTACTGAatcaaaacataatgaaaaacaagattttaaacAGTCTACTAAGGCATAAACTTTATAAATAGTATAAAATAATGCAATCAAAAGATGCCACATTACAACTCCTCTGTCCTCTACGCAAAAACCCcgtgaaaataaacaaatataaattataaaaaatactatattattattattgtaaaaacccacataaaaaaaagcGATGGAAATACtcaataaaacaacaacaacaacaacgataACAATAAGCACACCTTCTTATGCGGATTGGAGCGGAGAGAAACAGAGAAGCGGAGGCTCTCAAGGTCAGGGCTATTACCAAAAACGGAACGGAACTCAGGAAGCGAGCGACTGAGTTCTGAGTCAAGCACGTCATAACCACGGTCTTTGAGCATTTCCAAAACCGTCCTTCGAGAAATGTAGTATCTGTAGCTCTGTGCTGACCCTTCGTCCACAAAATCCGTCAGGCATCGATCGCGGTAGAGGACGCCGTGGAAGGAAGCGCCGTTGCAGTTAAAGGTCTCTGTGGTTGCTGCCATTGCCAAGTTCTCTTACTCTCTGTCGCTCTCCTCTATCTCTCAGACTGACCGCCTCACGCtgcttgtgtgtgtttttaaCAGGAGGAGAGTGTGCTCTGTTTGAAGCGTAAAGGTTTTATAGGCCCATTTAAGTCATTGGGATGATTTATTTCTTGGATTACAATTTGGGCCCTCTCGGTAGATATATGATCCAACCTGGCATAAACCAGGCAAGGTTTGGTATCTCAACTTAAAACCTTGTTTAGATtaggttttaaaaaacattaaaggctaattaaaaatttagattgatttatgttagtatttttaataataaaaaaaaattgagttaatccGTGAGATGAGTGTTGTGAAGGATTAATTCCGGGTAACCATGATTTATACCTTGGattgaattgaataattttggtggtttttaataatatttttacttgaaatatatattaaaataattattttata
This genomic interval from Populus alba chromosome 1, ASM523922v2, whole genome shotgun sequence contains the following:
- the LOC118061228 gene encoding DNA-directed RNA polymerase V subunit 5A, encoding MAATTETFNCNGASFHGVLYRDRCLTDFVDEGSAQSYRYYISRRTVLEMLKDRGYDVLDSELSRSLPEFRSVFGNSPDLESLRFSVSLRSNPHKKTLVMFLGTDEIKTANIRTVYGQILNKESLHGLILILQSKMNNFAKKELEKFPFKVEVFQITDLLVNITKHVLQPQMDILTTEQKQQVMNKYKLEDKQLPRMLESDAIVQYYGLQKGQMVKITYRGEIVDHLVTYRCVT